A genomic region of Methanosarcina thermophila TM-1 contains the following coding sequences:
- a CDS encoding PGF-CTERM sorting domain-containing protein: MKKYLPILVMSIFVFGAVLTGAVASAADNPLVNDTASKILNTNESANQSVNKSVNQSATNKSVNQPANKSANQSMPLNETSLTNVTESEAAVPVAEQKFRVGPTVTLRPVNDVITENEDGIVELYIDNPSLNDVTLNVDARISVPAGIHVYGQGFAQTGAAGTVYGTFSVPPGSARTIYINIKGEKVGTFTVHFSGLYWPGDNKDDYNPISLSHPFIVEQASKNPGEAPNFEESNPEEASSSEESGGIKAEGEGSFSAPGFEILIAAIGLLGVYAAKRK; the protein is encoded by the coding sequence TTGAAAAAATATTTGCCCATACTGGTGATGTCGATTTTTGTTTTTGGGGCTGTGTTAACAGGTGCGGTTGCAAGTGCAGCCGATAACCCATTAGTAAATGATACGGCATCAAAGATTTTAAACACAAATGAATCCGCTAATCAATCCGTAAATAAATCTGTTAATCAATCCGCCACCAATAAATCCGTTAATCAACCCGCCAATAAATCCGCTAATCAATCCATGCCCCTGAATGAGACCAGCCTTACCAATGTAACCGAAAGTGAAGCAGCAGTTCCTGTAGCAGAACAGAAATTCAGAGTAGGTCCGACAGTCACTCTGAGACCGGTTAATGATGTTATAACTGAAAACGAAGACGGCATTGTTGAACTTTATATCGATAACCCTTCCCTTAATGATGTGACTCTGAATGTAGACGCAAGGATCAGCGTACCTGCTGGAATTCACGTATACGGGCAGGGTTTTGCTCAGACAGGTGCTGCAGGTACAGTCTATGGAACATTTTCCGTGCCTCCTGGAAGCGCCCGAACAATCTACATCAACATTAAAGGAGAGAAAGTAGGTACTTTCACTGTACACTTCAGCGGTCTGTACTGGCCTGGAGATAACAAAGACGATTACAACCCGATTTCACTCAGCCACCCCTTTATAGTTGAGCAGGCTTCCAAAAATCCCGGAGAAGCCCCCAACTTTGAGGAGAGCAACCCCGAAGAAGCTTCCAGCTCTGAAGAGAGCGGAGGAATAAAAGCCGAAGGAGAAGGCTCATTTAGTGCTCCAGGATTCGAGATATTAATTGCGGCTATAGGACTGCTAGGAGTTTATGCTGCCAAGAGGAAGTAA
- a CDS encoding TrmB family transcriptional regulator, which produces MRTELIDKLKKLGFTENEAKVYVGLLSLNEATAREIHEFTHVPRPKIYSVLERMVKKGYVEVIEGTPAIFRSIDPEQLTEKLKNEFLLSLNETLKELNFTENRKKELNFHRKSEKGS; this is translated from the coding sequence ATGCGCACCGAACTTATAGACAAGTTAAAGAAACTGGGGTTTACGGAGAATGAGGCAAAAGTTTATGTCGGACTCCTGAGCTTGAATGAAGCTACAGCAAGGGAAATTCATGAATTTACTCATGTGCCCAGGCCAAAGATTTACTCTGTGCTGGAAAGGATGGTAAAAAAGGGGTACGTGGAAGTTATAGAAGGAACTCCTGCCATTTTCAGAAGCATAGACCCTGAGCAATTGACCGAAAAGCTCAAAAATGAATTCCTCCTCTCCCTGAATGAGACCTTAAAAGAACTTAATTTCACAGAAAACCGGAAGAAAGAACTTAATTTTCACAGGAAATCGGAAAAAGGATCTTAA
- a CDS encoding cupin domain-containing protein, with protein MKLLTVYEEIQPYITKDGSIIRELMHPSIHGNCSQSLAEATVPVGGKTLLHKHRLTEEIYHVTEGSGIMTLGSEEFEVKKGDSICISPGTPHRIQNTGDTALKILCCCAPAYSHEDTELLE; from the coding sequence ATGAAACTGCTAACCGTATACGAAGAAATACAGCCCTATATTACAAAAGATGGTTCAATTATTCGTGAACTCATGCATCCTTCTATCCACGGCAACTGCAGCCAGAGCCTTGCTGAAGCTACCGTGCCAGTCGGTGGAAAAACTCTCCTTCATAAACACCGCCTGACCGAAGAAATTTATCATGTTACGGAAGGCAGCGGAATAATGACTCTCGGCTCTGAAGAATTTGAGGTCAAAAAAGGAGATTCAATTTGTATTTCTCCAGGCACTCCGCATAGAATTCAAAATACAGGAGACACAGCGCTGAAAATTCTCTGCTGCTGTGCGCCGGCTTATTCACATGAGGATACGGAATTGCTGGAATGA
- a CDS encoding MarR family winged helix-turn-helix transcriptional regulator, which translates to MKEKKIKEAVKLQFEMFHLFHKNFARIFHQTGNGPYNLNKNQNRAIMIIGAVDNIMPTTLGKCLDLQKGSLTSMIDALEKEGLVYRKGDPEDRRKTLISLTEEGIAYREWFMEELEKKASEILRRLGEEDILAYQESLKTILAMLKKLDRLPE; encoded by the coding sequence ATGAAAGAAAAAAAAATAAAAGAAGCAGTAAAACTGCAGTTTGAGATGTTTCATCTGTTTCATAAAAACTTTGCCAGAATCTTTCACCAAACTGGAAACGGGCCTTATAACCTGAATAAAAACCAGAACCGGGCTATCATGATTATCGGGGCAGTAGATAATATAATGCCTACAACCCTGGGAAAGTGCCTTGATCTTCAGAAAGGAAGCCTGACAAGCATGATTGATGCCCTGGAAAAAGAGGGACTTGTCTACAGGAAAGGAGATCCCGAGGACAGAAGAAAAACACTTATTTCTCTTACTGAAGAGGGGATAGCTTACAGGGAATGGTTTATGGAGGAACTCGAAAAAAAAGCCTCCGAGATCCTCAGAAGGCTGGGTGAAGAGGATATCCTTGCATACCAGGAAAGCCTGAAGACAATACTTGCAATGCTCAAGAAGCTTGATAGGCTGCCTGAATAA
- a CDS encoding MATE family efflux transporter, translating into MVEEKGFLVHKETTEGVNILLGDPQKAVIKLSIPIIVAMSVQTIYNLTDTFWVAGLGADALAAMGFAFPFFLIQMALTGGLGVGGGSAISRRIGARDKTGVDNVALHTFVIMLTLTAVLTVLGLAFVEDLFVYSGAAGRTTELGISYARVFFGGSFIFFFTNVANSILRSEGDSKRAMQSMILGSVLNVILDPIFIYTLGLGIAGAALATVVAYASSGLLMFYWFFIKKDTYVAFRFSSFKFDKAIVKDIFRVGIPSSVEQLALALTALIMNIIITDISSTDGVAVYATAWRVTGIAVTPLIGISIAMVSIGGAAFGEKDFKKAQNALFYAVKIGFLVEAVIAVFVFVFAPEIAAVFTQTEDAARIAPELTRLLKIMTVFYPAVAFGMLSASFFQGAGKGTNALIATLLRSLIMTPLFALIFAFEFNWGLSGVWWGLVAGTVIGSLITFIWAHTYLKCLIRTDMSLKKY; encoded by the coding sequence TTGGTCGAAGAAAAAGGTTTTCTTGTGCATAAAGAGACAACAGAAGGAGTAAATATTCTTCTCGGTGACCCCCAGAAAGCCGTTATCAAGCTATCAATTCCTATAATAGTTGCAATGTCTGTGCAAACAATATACAACCTTACAGACACCTTCTGGGTTGCGGGGCTGGGAGCTGATGCTCTGGCTGCTATGGGATTTGCATTTCCTTTTTTCCTTATCCAGATGGCACTTACAGGCGGGTTGGGAGTTGGAGGAGGGTCTGCAATTTCCAGGCGGATCGGAGCCAGAGATAAAACAGGCGTAGATAACGTTGCCCTGCATACCTTTGTGATAATGCTCACCCTGACAGCTGTACTGACCGTGCTTGGATTAGCTTTTGTGGAAGATCTTTTCGTATACAGTGGAGCCGCCGGAAGAACGACGGAGCTCGGAATCAGTTATGCCAGGGTGTTTTTCGGGGGCAGTTTTATATTCTTCTTTACTAATGTTGCAAACTCCATCCTGAGAAGTGAAGGGGATTCAAAAAGGGCTATGCAGTCAATGATTCTTGGCTCAGTCCTGAACGTAATACTCGATCCCATATTTATATATACTCTGGGGTTGGGAATTGCAGGAGCCGCCCTAGCAACCGTTGTCGCTTATGCCAGTTCCGGACTGCTGATGTTTTACTGGTTTTTCATCAAAAAAGATACCTATGTAGCTTTCAGGTTCAGTTCCTTCAAATTCGATAAAGCGATAGTAAAAGATATTTTCAGGGTCGGAATACCCTCCTCAGTTGAGCAGCTTGCCCTGGCGCTGACCGCACTTATAATGAATATTATAATCACGGATATCAGCAGTACAGATGGAGTTGCGGTCTATGCCACAGCCTGGAGAGTGACAGGCATAGCAGTTACGCCCCTGATAGGAATTTCAATCGCTATGGTCTCAATTGGAGGAGCTGCTTTTGGGGAAAAGGATTTTAAAAAAGCCCAGAATGCTCTTTTTTACGCAGTTAAAATCGGATTTCTGGTCGAAGCCGTAATTGCGGTTTTCGTATTCGTTTTTGCTCCAGAAATTGCTGCTGTCTTTACACAGACCGAAGACGCTGCCCGGATTGCACCAGAACTCACGAGACTCCTTAAGATCATGACAGTGTTCTATCCGGCAGTCGCCTTTGGGATGCTTTCCGCTTCTTTCTTCCAGGGAGCAGGAAAAGGCACCAACGCTCTTATAGCTACGCTTTTGCGCAGCCTGATTATGACCCCTCTCTTTGCCTTAATTTTTGCTTTCGAATTCAACTGGGGGCTTTCTGGCGTCTGGTGGGGGCTTGTTGCGGGGACAGTAATTGGTTCACTGATTACTTTCATCTGGGCACATACATACCTGAAATGTCTAATTCGTACGGATATGAGTTTAAAGAAATACTAA
- a CDS encoding NACHT domain-containing protein translates to MVLIRKLIEKLRRNSFDSRDTMVFSELALGYLANLIYDSSKRIPGEIFDTYSKVYYKAIEEFSNKKCKLNGIQIDTFFHQKNVENAIREYLMNPDKLDCSNVLIQEFFEVFSEEDFSREDADLILNSFFVIIDAEIEKEPELRDYLILNLAKRTDKTVQEISQTVQEIKEVVNESKADQSRKELDADFEKSLEKYLNKILDEEGKNGISDVYTELSAREILPITLKFRDRENNKPQEFEVLELVEKEEKLIISGESGSGKTTTLRWLNYILAKSYLEGKSENVPLYIELNSYIAEERFIKEPFDAYVTMKAKGKGISEETLRTILKGKATILLDGFDLLSPTDEFYPHDKISNFITDYNNCRFVISSRPGFFESIKSSFKVSELEELTDEKIGIFINRRISNKELANTLKDKIFKNQQLKSILSNPMMLYIAIKVAMEQKDKAGDLLPSNRSKLYEAFISTLFSHQEKKGKYLCADRTQIENSLTDLYFKLQCRNEVSCKYSEALKFVKRSSEDPLFRKISPQVILEDCFKLGILNRNDNYVSYGIHQSFQEYFAAIKLKELFESGFDVSEAFNHPKWEEVVIFASEMLDSDSIDEFVDSMISKDELFLASKCVNNASEKTKEKLCALLADKIDSRYRLDKINSIKSLERIGVTGISIVIEVLENEDSDVRMSAAAALGKICTVKHKKQLEDLLKSDNEFSVNTAFEILYDIEKEERSKVVLFNDEKFLKT, encoded by the coding sequence ATGGTTTTAATAAGGAAGTTGATAGAGAAACTGAGAAGAAATTCTTTTGACAGCAGGGATACGATGGTTTTTTCAGAATTAGCTTTGGGCTATCTTGCTAACCTAATATATGATTCTTCCAAGAGAATCCCTGGAGAAATTTTTGATACATATTCGAAAGTATATTACAAGGCGATTGAAGAGTTTTCGAATAAGAAATGTAAATTAAATGGAATACAGATTGATACTTTTTTTCATCAGAAAAATGTGGAAAACGCAATCAGAGAATACCTGATGAACCCGGATAAACTTGATTGTTCAAATGTTTTAATTCAAGAGTTTTTTGAAGTATTCAGCGAGGAAGATTTCTCCCGTGAAGATGCAGATCTAATCCTAAATTCCTTTTTTGTGATAATAGACGCCGAAATAGAAAAAGAACCTGAACTTAGAGATTATCTTATACTCAACTTAGCAAAACGAACAGATAAAACAGTTCAAGAAATCTCTCAGACAGTTCAAGAAATAAAGGAAGTGGTAAATGAAAGTAAAGCTGATCAGAGTAGAAAAGAATTAGATGCAGACTTCGAAAAATCATTAGAAAAATACTTGAACAAAATATTAGACGAAGAAGGAAAAAACGGAATCAGTGATGTCTATACAGAACTTTCAGCCAGAGAGATTCTGCCAATAACTCTCAAATTTCGTGATAGAGAAAACAATAAACCACAAGAATTTGAAGTGCTTGAACTTGTTGAGAAAGAAGAGAAGCTTATTATTTCCGGGGAATCGGGTTCTGGAAAAACGACTACACTTAGATGGTTAAATTACATTCTTGCTAAAAGTTATCTTGAGGGAAAAAGCGAAAACGTTCCGCTGTACATTGAATTAAATTCTTACATCGCTGAAGAGCGGTTTATAAAGGAACCTTTTGACGCATACGTCACTATGAAAGCCAAAGGGAAAGGAATCTCAGAGGAAACTCTAAGAACGATATTAAAAGGGAAAGCAACTATTCTCCTCGACGGCTTTGACTTACTTTCACCTACTGATGAGTTTTATCCCCATGATAAGATCTCAAATTTCATCACCGATTACAACAATTGCAGATTTGTTATTTCTTCAAGACCAGGCTTTTTTGAGAGTATAAAAAGCAGTTTCAAAGTCTCGGAATTAGAAGAATTAACCGATGAGAAAATAGGGATATTCATAAATCGCCGCATTTCAAATAAAGAACTAGCAAATACTCTCAAAGACAAAATCTTTAAAAATCAACAGCTAAAATCCATACTCTCAAACCCGATGATGCTTTACATTGCCATCAAAGTTGCTATGGAGCAAAAAGACAAAGCTGGCGACTTATTACCTTCAAACCGCTCTAAGTTGTACGAAGCTTTTATTTCTACTCTTTTCAGTCATCAAGAAAAAAAAGGAAAATATCTCTGCGCAGACAGAACACAAATCGAGAACTCTCTGACTGACCTGTATTTTAAACTTCAGTGCAGGAATGAAGTTTCATGTAAATATTCTGAAGCTCTCAAATTTGTCAAGAGAAGCTCTGAAGATCCTTTATTCAGAAAAATCAGCCCGCAGGTAATTCTTGAAGATTGTTTCAAACTTGGGATACTTAATAGAAATGATAATTATGTATCATACGGAATTCACCAATCTTTTCAGGAATATTTTGCAGCTATAAAGCTAAAAGAGCTTTTTGAAAGTGGATTTGATGTATCAGAGGCTTTTAATCATCCAAAATGGGAAGAAGTTGTGATATTCGCCTCTGAAATGCTGGATTCAGATTCTATTGACGAATTTGTGGATTCGATGATTTCAAAAGATGAGCTTTTCCTGGCTTCAAAGTGTGTAAATAATGCAAGTGAAAAAACAAAGGAAAAACTGTGTGCGTTACTTGCCGATAAAATTGATTCCAGGTATAGACTGGATAAAATAAATTCTATCAAAAGTCTAGAAAGGATTGGAGTCACCGGGATAAGCATAGTTATTGAAGTCCTAGAAAATGAAGATTCAGATGTGCGGATGAGTGCGGCAGCAGCACTTGGAAAAATTTGTACTGTTAAACATAAAAAGCAGCTGGAAGACCTGCTGAAATCAGACAATGAATTTTCAGTTAATACCGCATTTGAAATCCTATATGATATCGAGAAAGAAGAGAGATCAAAAGTTGTCTTATTTAATGATGAAAAGTTTTTAAAAACCTGA
- a CDS encoding KUP/HAK/KT family potassium transporter encodes MLSKTELREAVKSMGLVFGDIGTSPIYTLTVIFLLTKPTETHVIGVLSLIIWTLIIIVTMEYAWLAMSLSKKGEGGTIVLKEILIPLLRSGRKVYLVTILAYIGISFLIGDGVITPAISILSAVEGVRIVSGFENTGQSVLILIAGIIAIILFSVQSKGIEKITWVFGPIMFLWFASLAFFGISSIFYAPGVIKAINPYYAISFLLDSGIAGFFVLSEVILCATGGEALYADMGHLGRKPILNAWKLVFAALVLNYLGQGSFLIRNPDSTNVLFEMVSQQASIIYIPFLVLSIVATIIASQAMISGVFSIVYQGITTRVMPMLKIDYTSGQLRSQIYIGAVNWMLLIAVLFMMLVFQESSNLAAAYGLAVTGNMTITGILMASIFYYKKDISKTIISLFITFVDFIFLLSNTYKIPHGGYWSIIIALFIFSLIVIYTSGQKRLYEVLKPVKIDDFLEKYNHLYAAENKISGTALFFTRDITRIPQYISHVMFKNNIIYENNIFISIIKSDSPFGVESSFTAEPAKGLKVFEIRAGYMEIVDVEQILKDQGIYEKAIFYGVEDIFTSNIVWRIFSVIKKLSPSFVQFYRLPTDELHGVMTRFEM; translated from the coding sequence ATGTTATCCAAAACAGAACTCAGGGAAGCAGTGAAGTCTATGGGTCTGGTTTTTGGTGATATCGGGACCAGTCCCATTTATACCCTGACAGTTATCTTTCTTCTTACAAAACCGACTGAAACTCATGTAATAGGAGTTTTATCTCTAATTATCTGGACACTTATCATTATCGTGACTATGGAATACGCCTGGCTTGCCATGAGCCTTAGTAAAAAGGGTGAAGGAGGAACTATTGTCTTAAAAGAAATACTTATTCCCCTTTTAAGGTCAGGCAGAAAGGTTTATTTAGTCACAATATTAGCCTATATAGGTATTTCATTCCTTATTGGAGACGGCGTTATTACGCCTGCAATAAGCATACTCAGTGCCGTTGAGGGAGTACGCATCGTTTCTGGTTTTGAAAATACAGGACAGAGTGTTCTGATCTTAATTGCCGGTATAATTGCTATAATCCTTTTTTCAGTCCAGAGTAAGGGAATAGAAAAGATTACATGGGTATTTGGCCCGATAATGTTTTTATGGTTTGCATCCCTTGCATTTTTTGGAATTTCTTCAATATTTTATGCGCCAGGCGTAATTAAAGCCATCAACCCTTATTATGCCATCAGCTTTCTTCTGGATAGTGGAATTGCGGGATTTTTTGTACTATCCGAAGTGATTCTATGCGCAACCGGGGGTGAAGCATTATATGCCGATATGGGCCATCTGGGGAGAAAGCCCATTTTAAATGCCTGGAAACTGGTATTTGCAGCATTGGTTTTGAATTATCTTGGGCAGGGATCATTCCTTATTAGAAATCCAGACTCAACAAATGTATTATTTGAGATGGTGTCTCAACAAGCCAGCATTATCTATATACCATTTCTTGTCCTGAGCATCGTTGCAACGATTATTGCTTCGCAGGCTATGATTAGCGGTGTGTTTTCAATAGTATATCAGGGAATAACAACCCGAGTAATGCCAATGCTAAAGATTGATTATACCTCCGGGCAATTGAGATCACAGATATATATAGGGGCAGTAAACTGGATGCTTCTAATCGCTGTATTATTTATGATGCTTGTGTTTCAGGAATCGAGCAATCTTGCAGCCGCATATGGATTGGCGGTTACAGGGAACATGACAATTACAGGCATACTGATGGCCTCAATATTCTATTACAAAAAAGATATATCGAAGACTATAATCTCGCTGTTCATAACATTTGTTGACTTTATATTCCTTCTCTCAAATACTTACAAAATCCCGCATGGAGGCTACTGGTCAATTATCATAGCACTCTTTATCTTCTCTCTTATTGTGATATACACATCGGGGCAGAAGAGACTTTACGAAGTGCTGAAGCCTGTAAAAATCGATGATTTCCTTGAAAAATATAATCATCTATATGCTGCTGAAAATAAAATCAGTGGAACTGCACTTTTCTTTACACGGGATATAACCAGAATTCCCCAATATATTTCCCATGTAATGTTTAAAAATAACATCATTTATGAAAATAATATTTTTATTTCAATTATTAAGTCTGACAGTCCTTTTGGAGTAGAAAGCTCGTTTACAGCAGAACCGGCAAAAGGATTAAAAGTTTTTGAAATAAGAGCAGGATATATGGAAATTGTTGACGTCGAACAGATTTTGAAAGACCAGGGCATTTATGAAAAAGCAATTTTCTACGGAGTAGAAGATATATTTACCAGTAATATAGTCTGGAGAATATTTTCCGTAATTAAGAAATTGTCACCTTCATTTGTCCAGTTTTACAGGCTCCCTACCGACGAGCTTCACGGAGTTATGACAAGGTTCGAAATGTAA
- a CDS encoding Glu/Leu/Phe/Val family dehydrogenase — protein sequence MEDMFRFADELGPFKIIHIYEPSVDLRAILVVDNIARGPALGGVRMAPDVSAEECFRLARAMTLKNAAADIPFGGGKLVIYGDPRMPQEKKIQKLRTLASALRYTKEYIFAPDMGTDEFCMACIKDEIGRAVGLPCGAGGIPLDEVGATGWGLAKSTEVALQYCDFELNGARLVIQGFGAVGMHAARFLTSSGAVLVGVADSRGSVYNPDGLDVDALIRLKNEGKSVHDYPEGRKLDRDAVISIPCDIWIPAARPDIINESNVHLLNTKLIIEGANIPITEGAEKLLYEAGILYVPDFIANAGGVICAASEYQGATRHAAFEAIEEKVRNNTAQVLEAAKTKGILPREAAVQLAVERVKQAMEYRRWSIFSSAPDFS from the coding sequence ATGGAAGACATGTTCCGATTTGCGGATGAGCTTGGACCATTTAAAATCATCCATATCTATGAACCATCAGTTGACCTTAGAGCGATTCTTGTAGTGGATAACATCGCCCGGGGACCTGCTCTTGGAGGGGTCCGTATGGCTCCTGATGTGAGTGCTGAAGAATGTTTCAGGCTTGCAAGAGCCATGACCCTTAAGAATGCAGCTGCAGACATTCCTTTCGGGGGCGGTAAACTTGTCATTTATGGTGACCCCCGGATGCCGCAGGAAAAGAAAATCCAGAAACTTCGAACGCTTGCCAGTGCCTTAAGATACACGAAGGAATACATTTTCGCCCCTGATATGGGAACTGACGAGTTCTGTATGGCATGCATAAAAGATGAGATCGGAAGGGCAGTAGGGCTTCCTTGTGGGGCTGGAGGAATTCCTCTTGATGAAGTGGGGGCTACAGGCTGGGGGCTTGCAAAATCTACCGAGGTAGCGCTTCAATACTGTGATTTTGAGCTAAATGGAGCTCGTTTAGTTATTCAGGGTTTTGGGGCAGTTGGGATGCACGCTGCTCGTTTCCTTACCAGTAGTGGAGCTGTTCTGGTAGGAGTTGCCGATTCCCGCGGCTCAGTTTACAACCCAGACGGGCTTGACGTAGATGCCCTTATAAGGCTTAAGAATGAAGGAAAAAGTGTACATGACTATCCTGAAGGGAGAAAGCTTGACAGAGATGCAGTTATCTCCATCCCCTGTGACATATGGATTCCTGCAGCCCGTCCAGATATAATCAATGAGAGCAATGTCCATCTTCTGAATACTAAACTGATTATTGAAGGAGCAAACATACCGATTACAGAAGGAGCTGAAAAACTCCTCTATGAAGCCGGTATTCTTTATGTCCCGGACTTTATCGCAAACGCAGGCGGCGTAATCTGTGCGGCGTCTGAGTATCAGGGAGCTACCCGGCACGCAGCTTTTGAGGCAATTGAAGAGAAAGTGAGGAACAATACGGCTCAGGTGTTGGAAGCTGCAAAAACAAAAGGAATCCTGCCAAGGGAAGCTGCAGTCCAGCTTGCTGTGGAAAGAGTTAAGCAAGCCATGGAATACAGGCGGTGGTCGATCTTTTCTTCGGCTCCGGATTTTTCGTAA
- a CDS encoding rhodanese-like domain-containing protein, translating to MDKQYLPYLAAILFAFLIIAPGVAGAEGSTYTNVSVNDAKNMIEEGNVFILDVRTPDEFHAAHIKGAVLIPVTSLKNPPGEPILSYEYLLANRTDELPDDCNTKILIYCKTGTRSTNASKVVVNAGYSNVYNMNEGIKVWIDAGYPVVSSFVDELDCADDSTKTALNVKVNNILCHLQKGNDAKAIKKISTFNAFVNKTRAECRLNSTEADYLIHESTVHLMDLI from the coding sequence TTGGATAAGCAGTATTTACCATATCTTGCTGCAATTCTCTTTGCTTTTCTCATAATCGCACCAGGTGTTGCAGGAGCCGAGGGCAGCACATACACAAATGTAAGTGTTAATGATGCCAAGAATATGATTGAAGAAGGTAATGTCTTCATTCTCGATGTACGTACCCCTGATGAATTCCATGCAGCGCATATCAAAGGAGCGGTATTGATACCGGTCACGAGCCTCAAGAATCCGCCCGGAGAGCCGATTTTGTCTTATGAATATCTGCTGGCAAATCGAACGGATGAGTTGCCGGATGATTGTAATACAAAAATACTTATTTATTGTAAAACCGGGACACGAAGCACCAATGCAAGCAAAGTCGTGGTAAACGCCGGTTACAGCAATGTTTATAACATGAATGAAGGGATCAAAGTCTGGATAGACGCAGGATACCCCGTCGTAAGCAGCTTCGTGGATGAGCTTGACTGCGCTGATGACTCAACTAAAACTGCCCTCAACGTAAAAGTCAACAACATACTCTGTCATCTTCAAAAAGGAAATGATGCTAAAGCTATAAAGAAAATTAGCACTTTTAATGCTTTCGTTAATAAAACGAGAGCTGAATGCAGGTTGAATTCTACCGAAGCCGATTACCTGATCCACGAATCCACAGTCCATCTTATGGATCTTATCTGA